The DNA window GTCATTGCCAGGAAATTGGTCCCTTCAGGGCTACCTGCTACAGTACCTATTTCCCGACAATGACcggtgttctatacattatccattACATATACTGGAATCTAACACTGTAGGAAAGGCAGTGGATATTGAAAATGGTGCATTGGTGCATTATGTCTTCCCCACCCAGGTAGGTTGCAAGGCGGCGGTGACGTTCTTCCAGTACTGTGTCCTGGCCAACTTCTTCTGGCTGCTTGTGGAAGGCTTGTTTCTACAGACCCTTCTGATCTTCTCTTTTGCCAACAAGAGAACATTCTTCTGGTGGTATACCTTCATAGGATGGGGTAAGATCTGAAAACGTCTTCTTATGCAGTCCATTGTGTCTGACAAAATAATTTGCTAAGAAATATGaactatacatacagtactttgaGCTGTAATGCTtcaaatgtatgtttgtgttgccaAACTTGCAGGAACGCCCTCAGTAACAATTCTGATTTGGACCTTGCTTAAAAGTCAGTATGACAATTTGGggtgagacatacagtatttagtcATACATCTCTAtcacacttctcttctcttcacgcACTAAATGACTGACCAAAGTATCTTCCTTGTGCTGTTTGTCTGAAACCACTCAGGTGCTGGGATGATTTGGATAGCGCCCTCTGGTGGATCATTAAAACACCCATCCTGATATCTGTGTTTGTAAGCATAATCAAATTGTCTTCGTGGCAAAAATGTCTCGGTGACCAAACAAAAACAGGAGTCATaagaaaaagtttttttttttttttttgtcctttggttAATTTCCTTGTGGCTCCTCAGGTGAACTTCATGGTGTTTGTGAACATCAGTCGGATCATAGTGATGAAGACCAAGGCATCTGACTCTTCTGGGGGAGACAAGCCGATGTGCAGGTGAGACCTTCAGTCAGTCAGCAGCATGCAACCAAAATCTGGTTTCGAAAAGACACAAAATATATGTTCCTTTTGAACATCAAGTGCTCACAAAATGAATACGACCACAATTTAAACTTGAGCTACAGGACTTAAATATTACACATCAACTGAAGATACCATTCCTTCAGTGTAATTTTAATatacagacaaaaacagactGGCTACGTTTATATGATCACAGTGCAGTCCTTATGTCTATGAACAGGGGCTCTCAGACAAACAGGATTGAGGATAGTACATTTTTTCAGTGTGTCTTAAGACGATCAGATGACAACAGAGGTGAATGGCAGGTGAATGGCAGCCTCTCTGTACCCTCTCATCCTCTGTGTCCTTTCTAATCGGTGACGGTTATCTGCCCCCTGCAGGCGACTAGCGAAATCGACGCTGCTGCTGATCCCGCTGTTTGGCGTGCACTACATCGTGTTCGCCCTCTTTCCCGAGCATGTAGGGATTAAGGCTCGGCTTCTCTTTGAACTTGTTCTTGGCTCTTTCCAGGTAAGATGTcacggggtgcctctcattcgtctttttatctatccccacttcctttcttcctcggtcctccagctcgtccccactgatctataaaggacactggatagactatcccattgtcgccgccccatcattcttttatctagatcagtgggaacgaggaccgaggaaggaagggaggatagataaaaagacgaatgagaggcacccaaggtGTTATTTCTTCTGCTAATCCATAGTTAGTCATGCATGTGAGACTTTTTTGTTATTGGTTAAGTGGTCCTCCTTGGCCTGAAAAACTTTGAGAAACAATGCCCTAGACAAGAAAGCTTGCATTCACGATATAACAACTTGACTACTTTGTACATATTTCTTAACAGGGCTTCATTGTGGCACTGTTGTACTGCTTCCTGAATGCTGAGGTAATCAGTGTTATTTCCTTGTGCATTCTGTATCAGATCAGTGCGCCCATTGTGGCGGctttttctttgtcttcttGTGATACGAGGATCACTGCTTCACTGTGCAGGTACAAAACGAAATCAGAAAGGCGGTCAGCAGGTGTCGGACACAGACTGAGGGCAACAACTTCAACATGGTGACTCAAGACTTCACGGCCTGAGCCAGAGAGGTCATGTGATGATGCGCATCTCAAGTATCGCCATAGGGATGAGATAGCCTTGTAGTTTAGCAAAAACTCTTGTCGGACAGGGCCTGGTTCAGAGTGATCATGTCCGAAATTCCTTAAAATAACTTCAAATGTACTTGACTGTTATTGATGTTCAAAGCACAACTCTATTGATAGGTGTCTTTACACCAGTGTAGTTACTGATCCAACAGTCATGCGTACATTATGGCTCTTTTTCAGCGGGCTTGTGGTGATGTTAAAacaacaatgtacagtataagctgcCATTAGGATAGATAAAGGAATAGATGttttaagttttttttaaaaaactatttCCAATGTCATTTGTATGTCTCTCTGAACTGTACAATTGTGCACAGTAGGCACTGTTTGTATTATATCGTAAGATAGTAATTTTGAAATGCAGTTTTCTATGTTTCTAGTGTGAAAATCTACCTTGATTACACTTGTCATACCATGATCACAAGTAATTCCTTTATGATTCCTCCACTACTAATGTGTTTGGTAATATGCACCTGTCGTGACTCGTGACTT is part of the Sardina pilchardus chromosome 22, fSarPil1.1, whole genome shotgun sequence genome and encodes:
- the ghrhr2 gene encoding growth hormone releasing hormone receptor 2 yields the protein MPKMGTMDICSVLLFSSFMGWIRVVSSTHAECSIIHHLQKQENKCRLEMNKHRAQNPSSSNRTAGCAVEWDGVSCWPWALVGETVSVSCPLPLQHHILIWRNCTSQGWSRPSLSYYRACFQDESSIEEDDTADQEYFALVKLMYSVGYGVSLGSLCVAVFVFLSFRRLLCTRTYIHLNLFSTFILRGVAVFVKDAVLFEDKTLDHCTVSTVGCKAAVTFFQYCVLANFFWLLVEGLFLQTLLIFSFANKRTFFWWYTFIGWGTPSVTILIWTLLKSQYDNLGCWDDLDSALWWIIKTPILISVFVNFMVFVNISRIIVMKTKASDSSGGDKPMCRRLAKSTLLLIPLFGVHYIVFALFPEHVGIKARLLFELVLGSFQGFIVALLYCFLNAEVQNEIRKAVSRCRTQTEGNNFNMVTQDFTA